In Silene latifolia isolate original U9 population chromosome 6, ASM4854445v1, whole genome shotgun sequence, the genomic window GCAGACctatggaacaacgaatgttccATAGGCCTGTAACTGGTAACACCCATCTTAATGGTCTGAcatgtgttgttgttgtcgttttttttttcttttaactaaaataaataaatcattcTACCATAAATATATGTAGgataatataattttttttttatttttttatttggatTTGTAGGTGTTGAAGAAACAAGTTGAAACCATGGAGTTGAGTTTTGCATGGATGGTGGCAATTGTAGTAGTGGTAATAACTATGGTAGTAAAAGGGTTATTAGAGAAAGTGAATAGTTGGAAATATGAATCAAAATTAGGGGAAAAGAGGAAAAAATTACCCCCTGGTAACATGGGTTTACCTTTTATTGGTAACATGTTACCTTTCCTTAGAGCTTACAAGTCTACTAATCCTGATGCCTTCATTAACTCTTTCTACTCCAGGTAATCACTATTTCCGTCTCAGTCATTtattttatgtttatattaactcTAATAAAACATTTAAATttaaagtaaataaataattaagacggataaaataattaattaatcaatttaataaGGATTTTAGTTAAGTGATTATACTTTTTACTGTTGCATCTAAGTGGCTTATTGTTTTGAATATGATTGATACGATGTGTTTTTTAAGTTGTTAGCTTTTTAGAACTTTTAATAGAATGAGATTATATTGGAATCTTGACACTATTATTTCATGGTTGATAACTTGGATATCTTGTTTTGTTTGTCGACATCATTTTCTTGGAAAGAGTTTTTAATTTAACCTTTAAAATATTTCTATTTTCTCGTCCAACAAGTCTCTTTTAAGACGAATATAGGTTAGTCGGGTCAAATACTTTAAATAAGACAAAAGTAAAATGTTTGGGAAATAACAAGATGTTTGCCTATAGCTTGAGACAAAAGTGAAATGTCTCACTAATCACTATTTCTCTATGTTTTTACTTTTTTTGTGAAAAGTGTTTAAATCAAAAGTAAATAAATGCGAAAAAAATCGGGATCATTTATAGAAATGAACAGAGGATTTTAACTTCGATTTATAGGGTGGTTTAATGTATCGTTGAAACATAGTCCATTAAAATAGCACCAATAACACTATACGGCTATACCTCTAGACTCTAGTGGTAtaataatacttcctccattcaactccactctaccatattCTATTTTATACACTATTCATAAATTGGCATTCAATTCcatttttctctcaatacataagtgaaaatatattcatgtgggatctggTTTGGTTCGtttttacgagtacattaaaaatatcttatttttataatttttgcaaatacgtagctaacgataattagcgcgtaaaacacgcgttgacaaacgtgaaaaagcaaagtggtagagtggagttgaatggaggaagtatcatACAACCAACCTATATTTAACTGAGCTTATGcgtaatttttttgagcttttaaagtttttttttttttttttttttttttttttttatttaagtcGGTGAGTGCATAAACTTTATGGTATCTCGAATTCGTCGAACCAAAACACGACAACTTTATTATAAAGCTCAAATTCTACCCGTCTGGTTATATAGTCTATTCATTGTTGAAATAAAGGGACTAAAGTTTTCTTGAACTTCCCTTAagaaaaactttaaaaaaaataaCGGACCCAAATTTGATTTCGGAATTTAGTTTAACTCAACAAACTTGAAATGTGCATGACTGCATGGCGTCAACGGTGCTAATTAGTTTGATGGAGTTACtacctaggtagcacggacactcctcttAAGTAGCCGTCTCGTGTCCGACATCGTGTCCGACACCCGGAcacccgacactcgtcggacacctGCCTAAACATGTTATAGTTTAGACGAGCAATAAAATgtcaaaagagattgattagaagatgaGTTTGGCTgaaaaatgagaattaattatagTCAAGGTCAAAgtttaccttcacttatttaaatttaatatcaaatacattaaaaaaataaaatcattcgttatttataaccataaaatatatattttattaaatttaaatagcgtgtcccgtgtcctCAATTTCATGGAATGTcgtatcacgtgtccgtgtcgtgtttGGTGCTACCTAGGTTACTACTTCCTACATATGAACATATGGCAAAAGAAATGCTAAAAATATGGTCAACTGATTACTTTATGGGACTCCTTCCGTTTcaattatttataaataaatgaCTGAAATAAAGGGAGTTGTCTCTAATCTTAATTAATTGTCCACATTTTAACTTTGTCGATAGacgatatttacttaaaatatactccctctgttccaGTCATTGCCGTCCTTTTTCATTTTggagtgtctcagtcatttgttgtcctttctattttaagaataaatttgatgagtaatttgatcattcacactcaatttatccCACTTGTCGTATAGTAATTGACCCCCTCCCCTTTccttagtctttgtgccaaaatctagacggagggagtatactCGTACATAGTAATAGCTAAAACTGTACTCGAATTAAGTTAATATTGGAAAAATTATTATTTGAAAAATTAGTGAGAAACAAACAAGACTTATGGTGAACTGTTGTTGTATATGTCTCGTTTAATTTGGGAAATTGTAACAAACACATTATTATATCTATTTGTCATTTGCATGACATGGTGACAACTTTATACAAGTGCATTGGAGACTTGAGCCGTTCCTTCAAAAATGGGCCCATACCCAACATTTTGTATTTTCGGTGACGGAGTCGGGATTTATAAGTTAAGGGTGTAGAATTTCATAGGAATGGACAGGAGCGAACAAGTAATACAGTAAAGATAAAACTTGTTTTTTCCTTCGAAAAGTTTTCACTAGAGGGGCTAGCGCCAGCAACTGGCCAAATAGTCCCCTCTAATTCCGCCACTGCATATTTGTACTCTGTGGCGATCTTGACTGCCCATCTTGTTAGTAGTAGGGCAGAGTATggatcgggtatttgatccaaactgctagttcggatcggatatccatattaaaaatcccgaaattagatatccaatatccaaaccaaatgtttcggatatccaatgttcgggtatccaaaataatcggatcggatgcggatatccatacttttgaatttactttaaaattaagtttgaaacacgattgtattcatagtcttacatgatgattttttttagtattcttattccaatgttctcgacataaaatttaagtaccacctagatatttctctaatattttaaatattaattaagttgttgtatcaaataaaattttattttctcgaaattatactagaaaactatagtttcggatcggatcggatatccaaatgttttaattctaatatccatatccaaaccaaaaccaaagatttcggatcagatatccaaaccaaacttaactttcggatcagatatccaaacattcggatcggattcggatcggatatcggatcagtttggataatcggattttttgctctgcCCTAGTTAGTAGGGACGTCTGACGGATTAGCAGGGGCGGCTAGCTTCCTTTGTGTGTACTAAAACCGCGAAATGAGATTTATCATGGCAGTCTATTGCATTTCCTTCCCACAAACTCAAACCACGCGATGTTGCTCAACTAATACAACGAACATCTGCACGATAAGAAGTTGTTATTAACGAACATAAGATAATCCGATGGTTGTTAAATTGATGATGCAGATATGGGAACACAGGGATATACAAGACCTACATGTTTGGAAGTCCATCAATAATCGTAACCACAGCAGAAGGATGCAGAAAGGTGTTGACTGATGACGAATATTTTAAGCCAGGGTGGCCTGTAACGACTAATGAATTGATCGGCAAGAAATCTTTCACATCCATCCCTGAAGACGAGCATAAGCGTCTAAGGAGGTTAACAGCTGCACCTATCAATGGTCATGAAGCTTTATCCAACTACATTGTATATATTGCTGACATTTCTGTCAAATCTCTGGATAAATGGAGTAAAATGGGTGAAATCGAGTTTTTAACACATCTTCGGAAGATGACTTTCCGTATCATCATGTACATCTTTCTGAGCTCTGAAAGTGAGCCTGTTATGGAGGCTCTTGAAAAAGAGTACACTATTCTTAATCATGGAGTTCGAGCTCAGGCCATTAATCTCCCTGGTTTTGCTTACCATAAAGCCCTCAAGGTTTGTCGTCTTTCCCTTCCACTTGCTTCTTAAGAAAGCGCAGGGTTATCACTTATCATGTGAAAtattccctccgtcccggtcaattgttgtcatttggttttggcacaaagaccaagaaaagaggaagGGGCCagttactaaatgacaagtggaacaaattgagtgtgaatgatcaaattgcccagcaagtttattcttaaaatagaaaggacaacactTGACCGAGACACCCTAATAtggaaaaaggacaacaaatgactgggacagagggagtatctaTTTGTGCGGTTTGCATTTAATAATGAACGAACGTTCTTTTGCCAGGCACGTAAGAAACTAGTGGCGGTGCTACAATCTGCCATAGATGAGCGCAGGGCGGTAAAAAGCACTCGTGTTGCTATGAAAGCCAAAAAAGATATGCTGGATGCTTTGCTTGAAGTTGAAGAAGATGGCAAAAAGCTTACCGACGAGGAGATTATCGATCTTTTAGTCATGTACTTGAATGCCGGACATGAATCATCTGGTCATACCATTATGTGGGCTACTATTTTATTGCAGGAACATCCTGAATTTCTTAAGAAAGCCAAGGTTTCAACAAATTACTCTACTTCTTAATTAGCGATAATTATGTTGCttgattttaaaacctataagtttacctgacttttgtcttatgtttcactccccttttgtttttcacttttttttttttttttttccgcatTGAGGTGCGCGTTCAgccgttcacccatggacggttccaAAGGATGATTCAgatcagccgaccccaaatcattttgggattaaggctctgatgttgttgtttatGTTGCTGGATTAATTTTTTTATGAGACGTTTTCTTAAACGATGGACAATAGGCCGAGCAAGAGTGGATCATGAAGAACAGGCCTGCTGGACAGACCGGACTGACCCTGAGAGAAGTCAGGCAAATGACTTATCTTTCTCAGGTATGTGAATAATTCTACATTTGTATACTTAATAGGTTGATTAACATTCAATGATTAACTAATGTTATTGTTTAATTTTGCGGGATCAAGGTCGTAGATGAAACACTTCGTTGGGTATCTTTCTCGGTCATGGTATTCCGCGAGGCAAAAAAAGATTTCAATCTGAATGGTCAGTATCAGTAGTTCAGTAAAATGACCTAAATCAAATCATCAAAATACTCTGCCTCTGCTATAAAATTCCAACTGTTAGTTTAGCATAGAAAGTAACACAAGAAATTCGGCATGATTTCAGGTTACTTAATTCCGAAAGGATGGAAAGTGATGACTTGGTTCAGACATGTCCACCTGAATCCTGAAGTCTGGCCTGAGCCCTTAATGTTCAATCCTGATAGATGGGATGTAAGTTGCGAATTTCGATATTTTTCGACAtgtttccaatttttttttttttttttttttttttttttttttttttttttttaccattctGATTATTTCATAATATATGAGTTTTTCTTCTGTGTAGGACTTGGTTCCAAAGGCAGGAACTTTCCTTCCCTTTGGGGCTGGAACTAGGCTATGTCCAGGAAATGATCTCGCGAAGCTTGAAATTTCGATCTTCCTTCACTATTTCCTCCTCGGTTACAAGTAATTTTCTCGACTCAATTTCCAAACTTTTAAGTTATCACAATGCATATATTTATTTTAACGGGACTGATTTTAATAATTAATTTTGCGATTTTATAGGGTGCAGAGGAAGAATCCTGATTGCCCAATTCAGTACTTACCTCACCCAAGGCCAATGGATAACTGTTTTGCAAGAGTTACCAGAAATTAAGCTTTTTTACAGTTAGTGTTTCAGAATTACATGTAATAAATAATACAAGTAGTAAACTTATGATATTTCGAAAACATAGATATGGTTCAGTTTGTTAAGACTTCCTGTATTTGGCTTGTATTACAGTGAACTTTTATTATGAATTGTTTTCTTTGCTATACTTTTTCGATTTTTTGGGCTAAAATGGTTGAGTTTATGATCGAAAGATGACGATAAGATGTGTTCGAGCCCAATGCAGCGTAGGCTGCAACGCTGGGCTGCACCTTATTCTACTCTTATCTTTGGTTCGACTACAAACATAAGAGGTAGGATTTAGGAGGAGGGAGACAGGGACGGAGATGGTGGAAAGGAGAGGAGATTGGTGAACAAGTATTTTCCTTCTAATCTTTCATGGGAGATTTTTGATTAGACCACTAGGCGGGAAAATGAATCTCTTCAACTCTCCAAAACCCGATTTTGCTATCTAAACAAAGAAAATTACATCCCGCCTTTATACCATAAAACCCTCCATACAAACGACAGGATAATATTTCCACAAGTCACAACCGCCACCCAAAGAAACTAGGAAGTTCCATAGATTTCTTCTCAAACATCGGCTGCCTGAACATCTGATACTCTCCATACTGCATCAAGTCGAACTTTATTCTTGATGAAACCAGTAATGGTAAACCATTACGCTGAACCCAGAGAACTTTACATATTAGTACAATAGTGCTCAATTGGGATGGTGAAACAAATCAATTTTTGAGGCATAGATGCGCGACTAAGACCTCAAATTTGATTCGTATCAGATGGGACGCTTAttgaggatgacgaatttgacGATAATTTGTGTGATGAAAGAATTGATTTTTGTGTTcttttctcttaatttttttgACAGTTTTTTCTCCTTTATTTTGgtgtttatttatttgtttatctcTGTTTCAATTCTCGTTATTTTGTATTTTTCTGGCCTATGATTGGCCTCTGCACGCGACTTTCTTTGGTTAGTGTTGCATGAAAGCTCCTAGCTTTTGCCAAAAAGGAATTTgcctttccaaaaaaaaaaaaaaaaaaaaaaaattaagaggaCACCGTCAACGTTCTGAACGAAAAAATGCTTTCGTAGAAGCATACTTTCAATTTTCATATAGTTGTTTCTCATATTCTGAGAGAAATTACAGAATGAAAAAATAATCTTAAAATGTAACGAGTGCAATTAGAAATGAAATACATAGAATAATTCTTGTTTGTAAAGGGCATTCTTTTTTTCCTCTGTCAAAACGGAAACTATCATTTGCAACAGATGTATTTTTGCATTCATGAATCACGACTATATTAGCAACCGGTAAATGGAGTATGCGTAGAAGCAAAAGTTAGAACCTGGATTCATAGGTCGTTATTCCCAGAAATTGTTGTTGAATCTTGGAACATTCCTAATGGCGGCTCATCACGCAATACAACCCTGAATACAGCATAGTGATGATTCAAGCTTTTTTCACCCTGTAGTCTGTAGACGCTTCCCAAAGCACCTGTGCTTGGATTTGGGAATGCATAGAAAATGCGTCTTATTCTTTGATGGAGTAGCGCCATGGCACACCTGTGACAATATTGGAAATTTAAACGTTATAACCAAATCCACATCATGTTT contains:
- the LOC141585936 gene encoding ent-kaurenoic acid oxidase 1-like gives rise to the protein MELSFAWMVAIVVVVITMVVKGLLEKVNSWKYESKLGEKRKKLPPGNMGLPFIGNMLPFLRAYKSTNPDAFINSFYSRYGNTGIYKTYMFGSPSIIVTTAEGCRKVLTDDEYFKPGWPVTTNELIGKKSFTSIPEDEHKRLRRLTAAPINGHEALSNYIVYIADISVKSLDKWSKMGEIEFLTHLRKMTFRIIMYIFLSSESEPVMEALEKEYTILNHGVRAQAINLPGFAYHKALKARKKLVAVLQSAIDERRAVKSTRVAMKAKKDMLDALLEVEEDGKKLTDEEIIDLLVMYLNAGHESSGHTIMWATILLQEHPEFLKKAKAEQEWIMKNRPAGQTGLTLREVRQMTYLSQVVDETLRWVSFSVMVFREAKKDFNLNGYLIPKGWKVMTWFRHVHLNPEVWPEPLMFNPDRWDDLVPKAGTFLPFGAGTRLCPGNDLAKLEISIFLHYFLLGYKVQRKNPDCPIQYLPHPRPMDNCFARVTRN